In the Harmonia axyridis chromosome 3, icHarAxyr1.1, whole genome shotgun sequence genome, one interval contains:
- the LOC123674545 gene encoding ionotropic receptor 25a-like: MKTLFVIFIYFLQQCLTQSLQNIRVLYVNEEGNEVAEASVDVALTYIKKNNKLGINAEVTKVSGNRTDSTGLLESLCKVYNGMLEKNEPPHLVLDTTMTDLASETVKSFTQALALPTISSSFGQEGDLRQWRNIDDDEKKYLVQICPPADLIPEIIRKIVLQQNITNAAILFDHTFVMDHKYKSLLQNVATRHLISEIDTAKIEAQLQRLRSLDLVNFFILGTIDSIKLVLDAAQKNSYLNRKFAWHAITQDLGELKCNIKNGTILFVKPLVNANYQNRLGQIKTSYQLTAKPEIAAAFYFDFTLHALLTVRNMISDGSWQKTNATNFITCDDYDGKNAPKRIGLDLENALKKELQENQEPPTYGPFEIISNGISQMEFDMTMSLVDVRDGEPDKTTPLGTWTAGLNSNLSFLENGIMDKFTSALVYRVVVAEQIPFVFRDENSKKGYSGYCIDLMDKIGEVLRFEYEIQLATGNVFGNMDEQGKWNGLIKDLMDKKADIGLGSISVMAERENVIDFTVPYYDLVGITILMKVPRVPTSLFKFLTVLENEVWMCILAAYFFTSFLMWIFDRWSPYSYQNNREKYKDDEEKREFNLKECLWFCMTSLTPQGGGEAPKNLSGRLVAATWWLFGFIIIASYTANLAAFLTVSRLETPIESLDDLSKQYKIQYAPLNGSSSSTYFERMANIEARFYEIWKDMSLNDSLSDIERAKLAVWDYPVSDKYTKMWQAMKEAGFPSSLTEAAERVKASASSTEGFAYLGDATDIKYLEMTNCDLKPVGEEFSRKPYALAVQQGSPLKDQLNTAILQLLNRRELERLKEKWWTKNPNKAKCEQQENQSDGISIQNIGGVFIVIFVGIGLACITLAFEYWWYKYRKVSKVVTVQEAAVHPVPKNAFGVEGFGKQNRKDNFGRGEAFGKKPKEKFDTKVKPSQLFKGSRF, encoded by the exons ATGAAGACGTTGTTTgttatattcatatattttttgcaACAATGTCTCACACAATCTTTACAAAATATCCGCGTTC TGTATGTCAACGAAGAAGGTAATGAAGTAGCAGAGGCGTCAGTTGATGTGGCATTAACttatataaagaaaaataataagctTGGAATAAACGCAGAAGTGACGAAGGTTTCTGGTAATAGAACTGATTCTACTGGGCTACTGGAATCAT TGTGCAAAGTTTACAATGGCATGCTGGAAAAGAACGAACCACCACACTTGGTTCTGGACACTACAATGACCGACCTCGCATCGGAAACAGTCAAATCCTTTACTCAAGCCCTAGCCTTACCTACAATAAGCTCATCATTTGGCCAAGAAGGGGATCTTCGCCAATGGCGTAATATAGATGACGACGAGAAAAAGTATCTAGTGCAAATATGTCCTCCAGCGGATCTTATTCCCGAAATCATAAGAAAAATTGTTTTGCAGCAAAACATAACCAATGCTGCAATACTGTTTGATCATACATTCG TTATGGATCATAAGTATAAATCGTTGCTGCAGAATGTAGCAACAAGACATTTGATTTCGGAAATTGATACAGCTAAAATTGAGGCACAACTTCAAAGACTACGGTCCTTAGATTTggttaatttcttcattcttGGTACAATCGATAGCATAAAACTTGTACTCGATGCTGCACAGAAAAACTCATATCTCAACAGAAAATTCGCTTGGCATGCTATTACTCAAGATCTAGGAGAACTGAAATGTAATATCAAGAATGGCACCATTCTCTTCGTGAAACCACTAGTCAATGCCAACTATCAAAACCGTTTGGGTCAGATCAAAACATCTTATCAGCTAACAGCCAAACCTGAAATTGCTGCAGCCTTTTATTTTGACTTTACCCTTCATGCGCTTCTAACTGTTAG gaACATGATTTCTGATGGCAGTTGGCAGAAAACAAATGCTACCAATTTCATTACTTGTGACGATTATGATGGTAAAAATGCTCCGAAAAGGATTGGACTTGATCTAGAAAACGCATTGAAAAAG GAactccaagaaaatcaagaacCACCAACATACGgaccattcgaaattatttctaACGGTATTAGTCAGATGGAGTTTGATATGACAATGTCTTTGGTTGATGTTCGAGATGGTGAACCTGATAAAACAACACCTCTAGGTACTTGGACAGCAGGATTGAATTCTAACCTTTCATTTTTAGAAAATGGGATAATGGACAAATTCACTTCAGCCTTAGTGTATCGTGTTGTTGTAGCAGAG CAAATACCATTCGTGTTCAGAGACGAAAACTCGAAAAAAGGCTACAGTGGTTACTGTATCGATCTCATGGACAAAATAGGGGAAGTTTTACGGTTCGAGTATGAAATTCAATTAGCAACTGGAAACGTTTTTGGTAATATGGACGAACAAGGAAAATGGAATGGACTGATAAAAGACCTCATGGACAAGAAGGCAGATATCGGCTTGGGTTCTATTTCTGTGATGGCAGAAAGAGAGAACGTAATCGATTTCACTGTACCTTATTATGATTTGGTTGGCAtcacaattttaatgaaagtacCAAGAGTACCCACAtctttattcaaatttctgacagttttggAGAATGAGGTTTGGATGTGTATCCTTGCAGCTTACTTCTTTACCAG CTTCCTAATGTGGATCTTCGACAGATGGAGCCCCTATAGTTACCAGAATAACAGAGAGAAATATAAAGACGACGAGGAAAAAAGAGAATTCAATCTGAAGGAATGCTTGTGGTTCTGCATGACATCTTTGACTCCTCAAGGTGGGGGAGAAGCACCTAAGAATTTATCAGGACGTTTGGTAGCAGCCACATGGTGGTTGTTCGGTTTCATCATTATTGCTTCTTACACTGCGAATCTCGCGGCTTTTTTGACAGTGTCTAGATTAGAAACTCCGATAGAGTCATTAGATGATCTGTCCAAACAATACAAGATCCAGTATGCACCTCTCAATGGATCATCTTCTTCCACTTACTTTGAGAGGATGGCAAATATAGAAGCAAGGTTTTATGA GATATGGAAGGATATGAGTCTCAATGACAGTCTCAGCGATATCGAGAGAGCCAAGTTAGCAGTGTGGGATTATCCGGTTAGCGATAAATACACCAAAATGTGGCAAGCTATGAAGGAAGCAGGTTTTCCTAGTTCACTTACAGAGGCGGCTGAACGTGTTAAAGCTTCTGCCTCATCTACCGAAGGATTCGCTTATCTCGGAGATGCAACCGACATAAAATATTTAGAAATGACCAACTGCGATTTGAAGCCAGTGGGTGAAGAGTTTTCCAGAAAGCCTTATGCGCTTGCTGTGCAGCAGGGATCACCGTTGAAGGATCAACTCAATACAGC gaTTTTGCAACTGCTGAATCGTAGAGAATTGGAAAGACTAAAAGAGAAATGGTGGACGAAAAACCCAAACAAGGCTAAATGTGAACAACAAGAGAACCAATCTGACGGAATAAGTATTCAGAATATTGGTGGTGTCTTCATAGTGATTTTTGTAGGAATAGGCTTAGCTTGTATAACATTGGCGTTTGAATATTGGTGGTATAAATATCGAAAGGTATCCAAAGTTGTCACAGTACAAGAAGCTGctgtccaccctgtaccgaAAAATGCATTCGGAGTAGAAGGTTTTGGTAAACAAAATAGGAAAGATAATTTTGGTAGAGGAGAAGCATTTGGCAAAAAACCAAAAGAGAAATTCGATACCAAAGTTAAACCTTCACAATTGTTTAAAGGATCtcgattttga